A section of the Kribbella sp. HUAS MG21 genome encodes:
- a CDS encoding diguanylate cyclase, which translates to MSDPTVRLSAVRRLYEVSARMGAGRSLAETLQAVVDGVVNGLGFGIAVLNLRHSDGKFEVIAVAGSPEAREALLGKVSAADLFDAEFAIADAWGKLRFVPHERLPEGEVVGWVPDVPVSDAPDAWHPLDALFAPLYSSDGDLVGMLSVDLPEDQRRPGPIHRELLEIFATQAGLAIDKARLTDQLLAEKARLEASEATFRMVFEGAGNGMATVAFDGPELGRILRVNAAFCRITGYTAAELVGSRLASFLRDEEPEQTRTELEEVAASNGTYRFERVFTQPSGHLIWLGGTAALVEQGAGQPRILLVQIDDVTARKDAERELRHHAAHDPLTGLPNRRLLQHRFKKVLEQTRSTGRPGALLFCDLNHFKLVNDGYGHEAGDRALREIATRLSTAVRHGDTVARLGGDEFAVLAEDITGDDLTTLITRLETAVSHPLPNIAVQVTTSVGTVPITPTTTDLDALLHAADQAMYAAKSRRN; encoded by the coding sequence GTGAGCGATCCCACGGTCCGGCTGTCCGCCGTCCGCCGCCTCTACGAGGTGAGCGCGCGGATGGGGGCCGGGCGGAGCCTTGCCGAGACGCTGCAGGCGGTCGTCGACGGCGTCGTCAACGGGCTCGGCTTCGGGATCGCCGTACTGAACCTGCGGCACTCGGACGGGAAGTTCGAGGTGATCGCGGTCGCCGGCTCGCCGGAGGCGCGGGAGGCGCTGCTCGGGAAGGTCAGCGCGGCGGACCTGTTCGACGCCGAGTTCGCGATCGCGGACGCCTGGGGCAAGCTCCGGTTCGTGCCGCACGAGCGGCTCCCGGAGGGCGAGGTCGTGGGCTGGGTGCCCGACGTGCCGGTGTCCGACGCGCCGGACGCCTGGCACCCGCTGGACGCGCTGTTCGCGCCGCTGTACTCCTCCGACGGCGACCTGGTCGGCATGCTCTCGGTCGACCTGCCCGAGGACCAGCGGCGGCCGGGACCGATCCACCGCGAGCTGCTGGAGATCTTCGCCACCCAGGCCGGGCTGGCGATCGACAAGGCGCGGCTGACCGACCAACTGCTCGCCGAGAAGGCTCGGCTGGAGGCGAGCGAGGCGACGTTCCGGATGGTCTTCGAAGGCGCCGGGAACGGGATGGCCACGGTCGCCTTCGACGGGCCGGAGCTGGGCCGGATCCTGCGGGTGAACGCGGCCTTCTGCCGGATCACCGGGTACACCGCGGCGGAGCTGGTCGGGTCGCGGCTCGCGAGCTTCCTGCGCGACGAGGAGCCCGAGCAGACCCGGACCGAACTGGAGGAAGTTGCCGCCAGCAACGGGACGTACCGCTTCGAGCGGGTCTTCACGCAGCCGAGCGGGCACTTGATCTGGCTCGGCGGTACGGCGGCCCTCGTCGAGCAGGGCGCCGGGCAGCCGCGGATCCTGCTCGTCCAGATCGACGACGTCACCGCCCGCAAGGACGCCGAACGCGAACTCCGCCACCACGCCGCCCACGACCCGCTCACCGGCCTGCCGAACCGGCGGCTCCTCCAGCACCGCTTCAAGAAGGTCCTCGAACAGACCCGAAGCACCGGCCGCCCCGGGGCACTCCTGTTCTGCGACCTCAACCACTTCAAACTCGTCAACGACGGCTACGGGCACGAGGCCGGCGACCGCGCCCTCCGCGAGATCGCCACCCGCCTCAGCACCGCGGTCCGCCACGGCGACACCGTGGCCCGCCTGGGCGGCGACGAGTTCGCCGTACTCGCCGAGGACATCACCGGCGACGACCTCACCACCCTCATCACCCGCCTCGAAACCGCCGTCAGCCACCCCCTCCCCAACATCGCCGTCCAGGTCACCACCAGCGTCGGCACCGTCCCCATCACCCCCACCACCACCGACCTCGACGCCCTCCTCCACGCCGCCGACCAAGCCATGTACGCCGCCAAGTCCCGCCGCAACTGA
- a CDS encoding sugar phosphate isomerase/epimerase: MNRYSLNQATTKYWPLEDVVAASAKAGLEWIGLWREPIQEYGVEKAAKLVADAGLKVSSLCRSGFFTATDPAERRAKIDDNRRAIDEAATVGTSVLVLVSGGLPPGSRDLDGARGMVRDGLAELAPYAEERGVTLAVEALHPMFCSDRCVVSSLGGALDLAEQFPASQVGVIVDAYHLWWDADVYRQIERAGERIVSYQVSDWVVPLPADTLLGRGMMGDGSIELRRLREACDAAGYDGPIEVEIFNQQLWDAPGQEVFDLALARYQEHVL, translated from the coding sequence GTGAACCGGTACAGCCTCAACCAGGCGACAACGAAGTACTGGCCGCTGGAGGACGTCGTCGCCGCCAGCGCGAAGGCCGGGCTCGAGTGGATCGGCCTGTGGCGCGAGCCGATCCAGGAGTACGGCGTCGAGAAGGCGGCCAAGCTTGTCGCGGACGCGGGCCTGAAGGTCTCGTCGCTGTGCCGCAGCGGCTTCTTCACCGCCACCGATCCGGCCGAGCGCCGCGCGAAGATCGACGACAACCGGCGCGCGATCGACGAGGCCGCGACCGTCGGTACGTCGGTCCTCGTGCTCGTCAGCGGCGGCCTCCCGCCCGGTTCACGCGACCTCGACGGGGCCCGCGGCATGGTCCGCGACGGGCTCGCCGAGCTGGCGCCGTACGCCGAGGAACGCGGGGTCACGCTGGCCGTCGAGGCGTTGCACCCGATGTTCTGCTCGGACCGCTGCGTGGTGTCGTCGCTCGGCGGCGCGCTCGACCTGGCCGAGCAGTTCCCGGCCTCCCAGGTCGGCGTGATCGTCGACGCGTACCACCTGTGGTGGGACGCGGACGTCTACCGCCAGATCGAACGCGCCGGCGAGCGGATCGTGTCCTACCAGGTCAGCGACTGGGTCGTCCCGCTGCCCGCGGACACCCTGCTCGGTCGCGGCATGATGGGCGACGGCTCGATCGAACTCCGCCGCCTCCGCGAGGCCTGCGACGCGGCCGGGTACGACGGCCCGATCGAGGTCGAGATCTTCAACCAGCAACTGTGGGACGCGCCCGGCCAGGAAGTCTTCGATCTGGCGCTCGCGAGGTATCAGGAACACGTCCTCTGA
- a CDS encoding GNAT family N-acetyltransferase yields the protein MQTDERIRRARPDDVPAIVELVYALAEYERAPDECHLTADQLRTALFGETPAVFCHVAEHEGEIAGCAIWFLSYSTWRGVHGIYLEDLFVRPETRGTGLGKALLTALAQECVRNNYERLEWSVLNWNTPAINFYKSLGAKPQDEWTIYRLTDTALTKLGS from the coding sequence ATGCAGACCGACGAACGGATCCGCCGCGCCCGCCCCGACGACGTCCCCGCGATCGTGGAGCTGGTGTACGCGCTGGCGGAGTACGAACGCGCCCCCGACGAGTGCCACCTGACCGCCGACCAACTCCGGACGGCCCTGTTCGGCGAGACTCCGGCGGTGTTCTGCCACGTCGCCGAACACGAGGGCGAGATCGCCGGCTGCGCGATCTGGTTCCTGAGCTACTCGACCTGGCGCGGCGTCCACGGCATCTACCTGGAAGACCTCTTCGTCCGCCCCGAGACCCGCGGTACCGGACTCGGCAAGGCGCTGCTCACCGCCCTCGCCCAGGAATGCGTCCGCAACAACTACGAACGCCTCGAATGGTCCGTCCTCAACTGGAACACCCCCGCGATCAACTTCTACAAGTCCCTGGGCGCCAAACCCCAGGACGAATGGACCATCTACCGCCTGACCGACACCGCCCTCACAAAGCTGGGCTCATGA
- a CDS encoding sugar phosphate isomerase/epimerase, giving the protein MTDRTLPADGIGMHLYTMRDALAEDYPGTLKRLAGIGYRTVGVSGRFDHSAAEIRGFADDAGLGIVLEHVGYARMSDDWAGALADVRTLGAQWVVVPSIPSELHTVEGFRTAAAAFTEAGKAARDAGLKLLFHNHGHDFAEVDGQVLYDILLDVDPELLGFELDLYWAVDGGHDPAKLFQDHPGRFPALHVKDMAADGSWEDVGAGKLDFGAMFAHAEAGGVEQYLVEHDKPTDAWQSAERSYRGLTELRY; this is encoded by the coding sequence ATGACTGACCGCACCCTTCCCGCCGACGGTATCGGGATGCATCTCTACACGATGCGGGACGCGCTGGCCGAGGACTATCCGGGGACGCTGAAGCGGCTCGCCGGGATCGGGTACCGGACCGTGGGGGTGAGCGGGCGGTTCGACCACAGTGCGGCGGAGATCCGCGGGTTCGCGGACGACGCGGGGCTCGGGATCGTGCTCGAGCACGTCGGGTACGCGCGGATGAGTGACGACTGGGCCGGTGCGCTGGCCGACGTACGGACGCTGGGCGCGCAGTGGGTCGTCGTACCGTCGATTCCTTCCGAACTGCACACAGTTGAGGGGTTCCGGACGGCTGCGGCCGCGTTCACGGAGGCGGGGAAGGCAGCGCGGGACGCGGGGCTGAAGCTGCTGTTCCACAACCACGGGCACGACTTCGCCGAGGTCGACGGGCAGGTGCTGTACGACATCCTGCTCGACGTGGATCCGGAGCTGCTCGGGTTCGAGCTCGACCTGTACTGGGCGGTGGACGGCGGGCACGACCCGGCCAAGCTGTTCCAGGACCACCCGGGGCGGTTCCCGGCGCTGCATGTGAAGGACATGGCGGCGGACGGGTCCTGGGAGGACGTCGGGGCGGGAAAGCTGGACTTCGGGGCGATGTTCGCGCACGCCGAGGCGGGTGGCGTGGAGCAGTACCTGGTCGAGCACGACAAGCCCACCGACGCCTGGCAGTCGGCCGAGCGCAGCTATCGCGGGCTGACCGAACTGCGGTATTGA
- a CDS encoding dihydrodipicolinate synthase family protein, with amino-acid sequence MELNLPVPGGLERYRLVGEPVAHGHYSPARSRLAFAAAHVVADPLGDNSPGAPAVIDWEHTLEFRRHLWSLGLSVAEAMDTAQRGMGLDWQATQELIRRSAAEAPDGRIAVGVGTDQLANGSYPIEAVIAAYEEQLAVAEEVGAQPILMASRALCAAAQSPDDYRKVYDRLLTQSSRPVILHWLGPMFDPALEGYWGSDSFDSAAAFVADLIEDNAAKVDGIKISLLDAAKEVALRNRLPEGVRLYTGDDFNYPELIRGDGNRHSDALLGIFAAIAPAAAAALKALDADDLETYERVFAPTVPLARQIFSAPTYYYKTGIAFLAWLNGFQPGFTMVGGLQTGRSLPHLADTFRLADQAGVLTNPELAVDRFRQLLRVSGVDA; translated from the coding sequence ATGGAACTGAACCTTCCGGTGCCGGGCGGGCTGGAGAGGTATCGGCTGGTCGGCGAGCCGGTTGCGCATGGCCACTACTCGCCGGCGCGGTCGCGGCTGGCGTTCGCGGCGGCGCATGTGGTCGCGGATCCGTTGGGTGACAACTCTCCGGGTGCTCCCGCGGTGATCGACTGGGAGCACACGCTGGAGTTCCGGCGGCATCTGTGGTCGCTCGGGTTGTCGGTCGCGGAGGCGATGGACACCGCGCAGCGCGGCATGGGGCTCGACTGGCAGGCAACGCAAGAACTGATCCGCCGCTCGGCAGCCGAAGCACCGGACGGCCGCATCGCCGTAGGCGTCGGCACAGATCAACTGGCCAACGGCAGCTACCCGATCGAGGCGGTGATCGCGGCCTACGAAGAACAGTTGGCTGTTGCCGAGGAGGTCGGCGCGCAGCCGATCCTGATGGCGAGCCGGGCGTTGTGTGCCGCGGCCCAGTCGCCCGACGACTACCGCAAGGTCTACGACCGACTCCTCACCCAGTCCAGCCGTCCGGTGATCCTGCACTGGCTCGGTCCCATGTTCGACCCCGCACTGGAAGGCTACTGGGGCAGCGACTCGTTCGACTCCGCGGCCGCCTTCGTCGCCGACCTGATCGAGGACAACGCCGCGAAGGTCGACGGCATCAAGATCAGCCTGCTCGACGCCGCGAAGGAAGTTGCCCTCCGCAACCGCCTCCCCGAAGGCGTCCGGCTCTACACCGGCGACGACTTCAACTACCCGGAGCTGATCCGCGGCGACGGCAACCGGCACAGCGACGCCCTGCTCGGCATCTTCGCCGCGATCGCCCCGGCGGCCGCGGCGGCGCTGAAGGCCCTGGACGCCGATGACCTGGAGACCTACGAGCGCGTGTTCGCTCCGACGGTGCCGCTGGCCCGGCAGATCTTCTCCGCGCCGACGTACTACTACAAGACCGGCATCGCCTTCCTCGCCTGGCTGAACGGCTTCCAGCCCGGCTTCACCATGGTCGGCGGCCTGCAGACCGGCCGCAGTCTCCCCCACCTGGCGGACACCTTCCGCCTCGCCGACCAGGCCGGCGTACTGACGAACCCCGAGCTCGCCGTCGACCGCTTCCGGCAGTTGCTGCGCGTGAGCGGAGTCGACGCGTGA
- a CDS encoding DUF6461 domain-containing protein: protein MNAHDYSWFAGSALDYGYCMTFVQGLTPGEVLQRIDGEVLERRTGLHAFIDFADRSFPWPGREDRRSPVGAVALDGWSMLLERNGFLGVSTGILDPLSVGTQVVSHYKNVDGEDRFCWMIDRDLRVKFEPFLADRRSGSDPDGLVDVMRQVGFDLRGLEERDASMRTGATFALTEHLTGLKITKDTLDAAEYLCAKVPDKH, encoded by the coding sequence ATGAACGCACACGACTACAGCTGGTTCGCCGGCAGCGCCCTCGACTACGGCTACTGCATGACGTTCGTGCAGGGCCTGACGCCGGGAGAGGTTCTCCAGCGCATCGACGGCGAAGTGTTGGAACGCCGCACCGGCCTGCACGCGTTCATCGACTTCGCCGACCGGAGCTTTCCTTGGCCCGGACGCGAGGACCGTCGGAGTCCTGTCGGCGCGGTCGCCCTCGATGGCTGGAGCATGCTCCTCGAGCGCAACGGCTTCCTCGGTGTCTCCACCGGCATTCTCGATCCGCTGTCGGTCGGCACGCAGGTGGTGTCGCACTACAAGAACGTCGACGGTGAGGACAGATTCTGCTGGATGATCGACCGTGACCTGCGGGTGAAGTTCGAGCCGTTCCTCGCTGACCGGCGCTCGGGCAGCGATCCCGACGGCCTGGTCGACGTCATGAGGCAGGTCGGATTCGATCTTCGCGGCCTGGAGGAGCGAGATGCCTCGATGCGCACCGGCGCCACCTTCGCGCTCACGGAGCACCTGACGGGCCTCAAGATCACCAAGGACACGCTCGACGCCGCGGAGTACCTCTGCGCGAAGGTCCCGGACAAACACTGA